From the Capsicum annuum cultivar UCD-10X-F1 unplaced genomic scaffold, UCD10Xv1.1 ctg5138, whole genome shotgun sequence genome, one window contains:
- the LOC124892865 gene encoding CCR4-NOT transcription complex subunit 9-like (The sequence of the model RefSeq protein was modified relative to this genomic sequence to represent the inferred CDS: added 43 bases not found in genome assembly): MVRNVPQSLSVGGSGRGGGASSSSHGAGASINMDSQMQVAEQLVLDLRYPVRRERALLELSKKRELFHDLAPLLCNSFGTSTIFLQEIISIYPFLSPPNLTPAQSNRVCNVLALLQCVASHPDTRMSLLNANIPSYLYAFLVTTSNSRPFEYLRLASLGVIGALVKADDTEVNRALLSQEIIPSFLRSMDIGCELSKTVSASPKPVSSFIRPRLT, translated from the exons ATGGTAAGAAACGTACCTCAATCTCTCTCAGTTGGCGGCAGCGGCAGAGGAGGAGGAGCATCATCGTCGTCTCATGGTGCTGGAGCCTCGATTAATATGGATAGCCAAATGCAAGTTGCTGAACAACTTGTTCTCGATCTTCGTTACCCTGTTCGTCGTGAACGCGCTCTTTTAGAACTTTCGAAG AAGAGGGAACTTTTCCATGATTTGGCACCATTGTTGTGCAACTCATTTGGTACTTCCACTATATTCCTACAG GAGATAATTTCTATATACCCCTTTTTGTCGCCGCCAAACCTGACTCCTGCACAATCAAATAGAGTTTGTAATGTACTGGCACTTCTTCAG CAAATATTCCTTCTTATCTGTATGCTTTTCTTGTTACAACAAGCAACTCTAGACCTTTTGAATATTTGAGGCTTGCTAGCTTAGGTGTCATTGGCGCCCTTGTGAAG GCAGATGACACTGAAGTTAACCGTGCTCTTCTTTCACAAGAGATAATTCCGAGTTTCTTGCGCTCGATGGACATTGGATGTGAACTATCCAAAACAGTTAGTGCTTCCCCAAAGCCTGTTTCCAGTTTCATCCGCCCTCGACTTACttga